The following is a genomic window from Niabella soli DSM 19437.
ATCCATATGCTTTCCAAAATAAAACTGATGGAGGAAGTGGTCGTAAAGGGAAACCGTTCTATTTTCATGTCGGGCGATACAACAGTTTTCACAGCAGACAGTTTTAAAGTAGCCGAGGGCGCCAATGTAGAAGAACTATTAAAAAGATTGCCGGGCTTCCAGGTAGATAAAGACGGTAAGATCACTGCCCTGGGTAAAAAAGTGGAACGTGTATTGGTGGATGGGGAAGAATTTTTTGGCAGCGATCCGGGAATAGCCACCAAAAATCTTCGTGCTGACAATATCAAAGAAGTGCAGGTATATGACGGCAAAAGCGATCAGGCCGCTTTCACGGGCATTGATGACGGCAAGAGCAAGCAAACACTGAATCTTAAGTTGAAGGAGGATAAGAAAAAAGGATATTTCGGGAAAATTGAAGTAGGAGGAGGACTAAAAGACAAATCGGAAATTGGCGGAGATAATAAGTTCAACAATTCCATTATGCTAAATGCCTTTAAAGCAAAACGCAAAATTGCGGCCTACGGCATCATGAGCAACACCGGCATGCTAAACCTGAACTGGGAAGACCAGGAGAAATACGGTGGCGAAAATGAGAATATGCAGGTATCGGACGATGGAAGCGCTATAATGTATTTTGGTGGCGGCGGCAACCGAAGCGATGGCATCCCCACGAACTGGAATGCCGGCTTCCATTACAGTAATAAATTCGACGCAGACCAGTACAGTCTTAACGCCGGGTACAAATTTGTAAAGATCAATGCCCCGGCTTATATACGCACCAATTCGATCCAGTTTACCCCCGACTCCACCTGGAAAAACAACTCCGTCAACAATAATTTCAGTTCCGATATCCGTCACCGCATGAACCTGATGATAGAAGACAAGATCGACTCAATGAATACCGTCAGGATAAGAGCAACCGGAAACAAAGGATTATTAAAAACCGAAGGGGATTTGTATACGGAAAACCTGACGCAGGATGGACGATTTATTACCCGGAGCGACGCGCGCAATTCGAATGAAACCAACAATGGTGGCGTAGATGCAAATGTATTGTGGATGCATAAATTCAAAAAGCAATACCGTACATTTTCAGCCACGGCCGGCATTAATTACAGCAATTCAGATAATAAAGGGCACCAGTATTCCAAGGCGGAATTCTATAAAACACTTGGAGCAATACCGGATTCAATAGCTGTTATTGACCAGCAACGCACTAATAACAATGAATCAAAATCAGTGAATGCGCGGGTGGCTTACACGGAACCTATTGTAAAAGATTTTTATCTTGAGTTTAGTTACGCATTTTATAAGAATAACTCCATCCGAAAACGCTTCAGCTATGATAAGGGAGGCTCAGGGGATTACGATCAACTCAATCCGCTGTTCAGCAATGACTTTGAGTTTAACAATACCAGCAACGCGCCGGGGCTCAACTTCAGGGTCAATAAAAAGAAATACAACTATTCATTTGGTACAACCGTTAATTTTAACCAATACCAACGTATCAATCATACGGATGCCAGCAACAGTCTTTATAACTTCACTAACTACAACCCCCGGGCCAATTTCAATTATAAACTAAAGCCCTCAGAGAGCATCTATGGCGGCTATTCTGGCTATGCCAACGCGCCTTCCCTGGATATGCTGCAGCCCATTATTGACAATACGCAGCAACTCAACCAGCGCGTAGGAAACCCGGATTTAAAACCTTCATTCCAGCACTCTTTCAACCTGGGGTACAACTCCTGGAAAATGCTTACGGAACGAAATATGTATTTCTACTCTAACTATTCAATAACCCAGAATGCGTTTGTAAATTTCAATGATTATACCAACCTGGTACAGAAATATAAAACCGTAAATGCAAACGGCGTTTCTAATTTTTATCTCTACATGGGCTATGGTTTCAAACTAAAGAAACCCGGTATCCGTATCGATATCAACCCCGGCTATAATAGCGGCCACAGTATTGAGTTCATCAAAAACGCCGCCAACCCGGACGGTGTTAAAAATAGCACCAGCAGAAGCTCTTACAACTTTGGCCTCGGCATTCAAAAATCATTTTCAGATCAGAAATACAATATCTGGGTGCGGCCCAATACTTCTTATAACAACACCAAAGCCACTGTAAATACCAGTGTAAATCAAAAATACTGGTCTTACGGGCTCAATAGCGAACTCCGGGGAAAGATCACCAAAAACTTCGAATTAAGAACCGATGTAAATGGCACGTACCGGCAAAAGACCCCCGACTTTACGAACAATGTGAACTTCACCATCTGGAACGCCACAGCCATTCAGCGTTTCCATAAAAATGAATTTGAGTTTTGGTTTAGGGTAAACGATATCCTCAATCAGAATACGGGTTACAACCGGTACGGCTTTACCGAAACCTACCGCACCGTATTAAAAAGATTTTACCTGTTGTCCTTTATATGGAACATAAACAGTAATAAAAGCGCAGCCCCTGCAAAATAAAATACCAGTACCATGAAGCATTCTATTATTTTCCTTTTGTTCTTCTTCGTAATCGTTGCAACCAATCACGCACAAAAATTTATTACCAGCGGTACTGTTGAATATGAAGTAAAAACTAATATTAAAAAAGGCCTCGAAGGCGAGGATGATATGTGGAGCAGGGCCCTCATCGATAAGATACCGGCTTTCACCGTCAACTACTATTCCTATTCCTTTACCGATAACAAAGGGCTCTATAAATTCGACCGCACAGGCGATAAACAAAAAATCAGCAGTTGGCTTACCGGAGTGGAAGAGGATAACATCTGGTACAATGATTACCAGGCGCATAAATATTCCAACCTCATTACTATCGACAACTATAACATCGTTGAAGGCGACGAGAAAAAAATAAAATGGAAGCTAAGCCCTTCCGAAACCACCGTTATAGCCGGTTTCAACTGCCGCAAAGCCAGTGCTATTCTTTTTGATAGCGTATACGTATTCGCTTATTATACTGAAGAAATACCCATTAGTGGTGGCCCGATGAATATGCATGGGCTTCCGGGATTAATACTGGGATTAACCATTCCCCGCCTGTACTCCAGTTGGATTGCAACTTCATTGAAACTGGACGTTACAACGCCTGTTGCACCACCGGTAAAGGGTAAAAAGGTTACCGAAACCTTTGTTATCAATGCACTAAAAGAATACGGAAAAAGATGGACGGGTGGCGACAAGTTTACCAACAAGCTTATTTGGAGAACGTTTTTATAGTTGTCAGTAGTCAGTTGTTAGTTATCAGCTATTAGTTGGTTTTTGATAATGCAGCGGAAATTGATATCCTATTTCGTCAATTCCAATACCCGGTCCGACATCGGAGCCAATGTAAGAGAGTCTTTAAGTGGGGTAACCTGTCCGGTGACAACATCCCGGGCACTTTGAAATCCGTTCAGCCGTTCTGCAAAACGGTTTAAGGCAATAGCAGCGGGCATTTTGTTCGTATTCATTGCGCATAGAATCGTTTGCTGTCTGTCGTAACGAAAATAAATATACACCCCATCATACGGCGCAAACTGCATCAACTTTCCAGTTGTAAGGGCCGAAGACCTTTTCCTGAAATTAGCTAAGGTTCTGATATAATTAAACAGGATATTCTCTTTTCCCGTTCTTCCTGCAGCCGTAAATTTATTGACTTTATCTCCTGCCCAGCCGCCGGGAAAATCTTTACGTACCTGCCCGTCATTGGGACTGGTAGTACCTTCCATCAGCACCTCACTTCCATAATAAAGTTGTGGAATGCCCCGGCAGGTCAGCAGCCAGGCCAGGGCCAGTTTATATTTGGCCGTATCTTCATTAACAACAGAATAAAAGCGCGGGAGATCATGATTATCCAGGAAAATAACTTCACGCGTGGGGTCCTTATAAACAAAATCCTGGGCAAGCGTGGTGTAGACTTTATTTACACCCTCCGTCCAGCCAAAAGGTTCATTAACCGCAGGAATGATCCCGTAGAACAACAATTGAAAATCTGTTGTGGCCTGCAGGTTGCTTTTAAAAGGAATGGAATAATTGTTCTGACAGAAATAACTTTGGTTCGGCACGCCGTGCACCCAGGTTTCGCCAAAAATGCTGATCCGGGGGTATTCATCATATAAGGCCTGGTTACAGCGGTTCATAAAGTTGAGGTCGTTATAAGCGTACGTATCAATGCGCCATCCGTCGATACCAAATTCCTCCACACACCAGAGCGCATGCTGGATCAAAAAATTTTGTACAAAAGGGTTACTTTGATCCCAATCCGGCATTGAAGGCACGAACCAACCATCCTGCATTATTTTTTTATCGATCTGCGCGCCATGCGGATCAAAGATCGCCTGGTCTTTATAATTGGTTTGTGTAAATTTTGGCCAGCGGTGAAACCAGGTACTGTCCGGCTGATCCCGGAATAAAACATGTTCCAGGCCGGTATGATTATATACCGCGTCCTGTATTATTTTCATTCCTTTTAAATGAGCTGCATCAATCAAATCTTTATAGGCCGCGGCTCCGCCGATGCGCGGATCAATTTTATAATGATTGGTGAACGCATAGCCATGTTCGGTTCTATCGGGCATATCATTTTCTATAACCGGATTTAACCAGATAGCCGTAACACCCAAATCCTTTAAATAATCCAAATGATTTTGCACGCCTTTCAGGTCGCCCCCGTGGCGTTCAAAAACAGAGTCGCGGTTAAGCGACTGGTCCCGCATGCCCGGTACGCGATCATTGGAAGGATCGCCATTACTAAACCGGTCCGGCATGATCAGATATACCAGATCTGCCGAAGTAACACCGTTGGCAAACGTCCTCCCATTACCCGTTCTGCGGCTTTTCAATGGCCAGTCTGCTGTCGTTTCTCCTATTTTTATTTTAACCGTTCCGGGTTTTGCAACAGGGCTGATCATAAGTTCCAGCACCAGGTAATGCGGGTTCTTAAATTTTGATATTTTATTAAGCGTTACGCCGGGATATGCAAGGGTTACGTTTTGGGTTTTTATATCCTGCGCTGCCGCACGCACCAATACTTCCACCTTGTTCCACTTCATGTTTATCCACCAGTTGGTTGGGTATAGTTCAAATTGCGCGTTGGCCGTTGTTGCCAAAAACAGCAGTATTAAAAAATAACAGGCTCTTTTCATGATAAAAAAATTGAAGGATACTAGATACCAGTTTCTGGATACTGGATATTAGTTTCTGGATCGTATCAATCGAGCACCCAGAATCGAGGATCGAGCATCAAGCATCGCGTTTTTCCTTAACCAACACCAAACAGATCACCGCCGCCAGGATCATCAGCCCCCCGCCTACCTGTACGGCCAGCAGCCGGTCGTTATGCAGCACGTTCCGCATCAGCCATCCAAATCCCAGCGAAGCAATGATCTCGGGCAGTACAATAAAGAAATTAAAAATACCCATATACACGCCTACTTTATTCCGGGGCAGCACACCGCTCAGCATCGCATAAGGCATGCTCAGGATACTGGCCCATGCAATCCCAACGCCGGTCATACACCCGTACAGCATATATTTATTTTTCACCCAGGCTACGCTGATCAGGCCAATGGCACCAGCTATCAAACAGAGCGCATGGGTTGCCTTTCTTCCTAATTTATCGGCAATTGAAGGCAACACCAACGCAAACAAAAAAGTAACCACGCTGTAATAAGCAAGGGTCAGGCTTCCAAAATCAGCACCCGCGGCATACACGGGATCATTCCCGTCTTTCCCACCGAATACATTTATCGCCACCGCCGTAGTATAATAAAACCACATCAGGAACAAACCGGGCCAGGTAAAAAACTGAACAATTGATATAGCGCGCATTTTTGGCGGCATCTTCCGCAGGGCATCAATAATTTCAGCAAAACCATTCTCCTTTTCATTTTGTTTACCTGGCGCATCACCACCGGCCAATACTTCGGGGGGATATTCTTTTGATGTAAAAACAGTGTACAAAACCGCTCCTATAAAAAAGAAGGCTCCCAAGTAAAAAGACCATTTTACATTTTCGGGGATCGTTCCCTGTGCTGCCGTATTACTAAAATGAAAAACATTCCGCATCAGCCACGGCAACGCCGATGCGATACTGCCGCCCAGCCCGATCATAAAACTTTGCATGATAAACCCGCGGTTCACCTGGCTGTCCGGCAATTTATCCGTAACAAAAGCCCGGAAGGGCTCCATCGATACATTTCCAAAAACATCCAGCACCCATAACAATCCGGCGGCCATCCACAACGCGCTGCTATGCGGCATTACTATCAAAGCAATGGAGCTTATTATTGCCCCGATCATAAAATAAGGCCGGCGCCGGCCCCAGCGCGGGTGCCAGGTCCTGTCGCTCAGGTACCCGATAATGGGCTGTACCAGCAAGCCGGTGAGGGGCGCCGCAAGGAACAACAGTGGCACCTGGTCCGGATTGGCCCCCAGGTTTTCATAAATACGTCCCATGTTGGCCCGCTGCAGGTCCCACCCAAACTGGATCCCAAAGAACCCCACGCTCATGTTCACTATTGCTGCAAAAGATAACCGGGGCTTCGAATCGTTTCTTGTTACTGACATTGGCAATCGGTTTAAAATGTAAAATTAATATGTATTAAATACACATTAAAAAATATTTTGAAAAAAACTGGTCGCGAAAACCAGTTTCCCCATTTTAAGAACTTTAAATAACGAAACCGTCAGGTATAATGGCGCCCTTCTTAACTACGATGATCCCATCCTTTACCGTGTACAATTCATGATCAGCATTCTCCAGATGCGCCCCGCCATTCAGCCGTACATCATCCCCAATACGGCAATTTTTATCAATAATGCAATTGCGCAGGTAACAGCGCCGGCCGATGCCAATAGGCGGTACGCCTTTGTTCTGATCGCGACTGATATCTTCGATGGTCTCATAATAATCACTCCCCATCAGGTAACAGCTTACCACTGTAGACCCATACCCGATCCGCGAGCGGATCCCGATAACGCTATGCTCGATCCGGGAGGCGTTAATAATACATCCCTCGGCAATAACTGTTTTTTCCAAAGTAGTACCGCTGATCTTCGCCGGTGGCAACATCCGGGGACGGGTATAGATGGATTTGGTATTATCAAATAAATTAAATTCGGGTATATCGGAGGTCAGTTCCAGGTTGGCTTCAAAAAAAGAATAAATATTTCCGATATCCGTCCAGTAGCCTTCATACTGGAAGCTGGCCACCTGGTATTCATTTATGGAAGAAGGAATGATCTCTTTTCCAAAGTCAGTAGCATCGGGATGTTTTTTCAACAACAGGTCCAGGAGCAGTTTACGGTTAAATATATAAATCCCCATGGAAGCCAGGTAGTTTCTTCCCTTCTGTTGCATGGCGGGGCCGGTGTCACTTGTCCACTCACCCAATATATCCTTTGATGGTTTCTCAATGAAAGAACTGATCATGTTGTGCTCATCGGTTTTCAGAATACCGAACTCTGGAGCCTCCCGGTCGCCTACGGGTATCGTGGCAATGGATATCTGAGCGCCGCTTTCTTTATGATTTTTCAGCATTTCTGTAAAGTCCATCTGGTAGAGCTGGTCACCCGAAAGGATCAACACATATTCACTGGGGAAAGGGGCCAGGTGGCGTAAACTCTGTCGCACCGCATCTGCCGTTCCCTGGAACCAGGTCGGGTTATCCGGCGTTTGCTCCGCGGCAAGGATATCTACAAACGCATCGCTGAACGCGCTAAAGCGATATGTGTTTTTTATATGCCGGTTCAGGGAGGCGGAGTTAAACTGCGTCAGCACGAACATCCGGTGAATATCAGAGTTAATGCAGTTCGAAATAGGTATGTCTACCAGGCGGTATTTTCCGGCTATGGGTACAGCAGGCTTTGAGCGATTACTGGTTAAAGGGGCCAGCCGCGTACCGGCACCACCGCCCAGAATCATGGCAACGATTTCATTTGAAAAAGACATAGTTTATAGTATTATTTTTATCTATATATTAAATATAAGCTGGAAACGGTTAATCCTCTGATATTTTATTGGTTGGCAACAAAGATTCATAAAGTCCGAGATACTGTTTGGCCGACATATCCCATCCATGATCGATGGTCATCATTTTTTCGCGCATAGCGTTATACAGATCGTGTTTGTTATTATACAGATCAATAGCGCGGCCAACAGAATAAGCGATATCACCCACACTGGACTGTTCCATCTTTATTCCAAAGCCATCCTTATCGCCATAGTCCACTACGGTATCTTTCAACCCGCCTATATT
Proteins encoded in this region:
- a CDS encoding glucose-1-phosphate adenylyltransferase, whose amino-acid sequence is MSFSNEIVAMILGGGAGTRLAPLTSNRSKPAVPIAGKYRLVDIPISNCINSDIHRMFVLTQFNSASLNRHIKNTYRFSAFSDAFVDILAAEQTPDNPTWFQGTADAVRQSLRHLAPFPSEYVLILSGDQLYQMDFTEMLKNHKESGAQISIATIPVGDREAPEFGILKTDEHNMISSFIEKPSKDILGEWTSDTGPAMQQKGRNYLASMGIYIFNRKLLLDLLLKKHPDATDFGKEIIPSSINEYQVASFQYEGYWTDIGNIYSFFEANLELTSDIPEFNLFDNTKSIYTRPRMLPPAKISGTTLEKTVIAEGCIINASRIEHSVIGIRSRIGYGSTVVSCYLMGSDYYETIEDISRDQNKGVPPIGIGRRCYLRNCIIDKNCRIGDDVRLNGGAHLENADHELYTVKDGIIVVKKGAIIPDGFVI
- a CDS encoding TonB-dependent receptor; translation: MRIKKYVLLAALLGFIAVSKAQNGGSIKGHLADTVEHKDLTNTLITVMNAGDSSLAGFTRTAKDGAFQVANLDTGRYIIMITHPYFADIFENATLAAGATSDLKTIHMLSKIKLMEEVVVKGNRSIFMSGDTTVFTADSFKVAEGANVEELLKRLPGFQVDKDGKITALGKKVERVLVDGEEFFGSDPGIATKNLRADNIKEVQVYDGKSDQAAFTGIDDGKSKQTLNLKLKEDKKKGYFGKIEVGGGLKDKSEIGGDNKFNNSIMLNAFKAKRKIAAYGIMSNTGMLNLNWEDQEKYGGENENMQVSDDGSAIMYFGGGGNRSDGIPTNWNAGFHYSNKFDADQYSLNAGYKFVKINAPAYIRTNSIQFTPDSTWKNNSVNNNFSSDIRHRMNLMIEDKIDSMNTVRIRATGNKGLLKTEGDLYTENLTQDGRFITRSDARNSNETNNGGVDANVLWMHKFKKQYRTFSATAGINYSNSDNKGHQYSKAEFYKTLGAIPDSIAVIDQQRTNNNESKSVNARVAYTEPIVKDFYLEFSYAFYKNNSIRKRFSYDKGGSGDYDQLNPLFSNDFEFNNTSNAPGLNFRVNKKKYNYSFGTTVNFNQYQRINHTDASNSLYNFTNYNPRANFNYKLKPSESIYGGYSGYANAPSLDMLQPIIDNTQQLNQRVGNPDLKPSFQHSFNLGYNSWKMLTERNMYFYSNYSITQNAFVNFNDYTNLVQKYKTVNANGVSNFYLYMGYGFKLKKPGIRIDINPGYNSGHSIEFIKNAANPDGVKNSTSRSSYNFGLGIQKSFSDQKYNIWVRPNTSYNNTKATVNTSVNQKYWSYGLNSELRGKITKNFELRTDVNGTYRQKTPDFTNNVNFTIWNATAIQRFHKNEFEFWFRVNDILNQNTGYNRYGFTETYRTVLKRFYLLSFIWNINSNKSAAPAK
- a CDS encoding glycoside hydrolase family 13 protein, with the translated sequence MKRACYFLILLFLATTANAQFELYPTNWWINMKWNKVEVLVRAAAQDIKTQNVTLAYPGVTLNKISKFKNPHYLVLELMISPVAKPGTVKIKIGETTADWPLKSRRTGNGRTFANGVTSADLVYLIMPDRFSNGDPSNDRVPGMRDQSLNRDSVFERHGGDLKGVQNHLDYLKDLGVTAIWLNPVIENDMPDRTEHGYAFTNHYKIDPRIGGAAAYKDLIDAAHLKGMKIIQDAVYNHTGLEHVLFRDQPDSTWFHRWPKFTQTNYKDQAIFDPHGAQIDKKIMQDGWFVPSMPDWDQSNPFVQNFLIQHALWCVEEFGIDGWRIDTYAYNDLNFMNRCNQALYDEYPRISIFGETWVHGVPNQSYFCQNNYSIPFKSNLQATTDFQLLFYGIIPAVNEPFGWTEGVNKVYTTLAQDFVYKDPTREVIFLDNHDLPRFYSVVNEDTAKYKLALAWLLTCRGIPQLYYGSEVLMEGTTSPNDGQVRKDFPGGWAGDKVNKFTAAGRTGKENILFNYIRTLANFRKRSSALTTGKLMQFAPYDGVYIYFRYDRQQTILCAMNTNKMPAAIALNRFAERLNGFQSARDVVTGQVTPLKDSLTLAPMSDRVLELTK
- a CDS encoding GLPGLI family protein, with the translated sequence MKHSIIFLLFFFVIVATNHAQKFITSGTVEYEVKTNIKKGLEGEDDMWSRALIDKIPAFTVNYYSYSFTDNKGLYKFDRTGDKQKISSWLTGVEEDNIWYNDYQAHKYSNLITIDNYNIVEGDEKKIKWKLSPSETTVIAGFNCRKASAILFDSVYVFAYYTEEIPISGGPMNMHGLPGLILGLTIPRLYSSWIATSLKLDVTTPVAPPVKGKKVTETFVINALKEYGKRWTGGDKFTNKLIWRTFL
- a CDS encoding MFS transporter, which translates into the protein MSVTRNDSKPRLSFAAIVNMSVGFFGIQFGWDLQRANMGRIYENLGANPDQVPLLFLAAPLTGLLVQPIIGYLSDRTWHPRWGRRRPYFMIGAIISSIALIVMPHSSALWMAAGLLWVLDVFGNVSMEPFRAFVTDKLPDSQVNRGFIMQSFMIGLGGSIASALPWLMRNVFHFSNTAAQGTIPENVKWSFYLGAFFFIGAVLYTVFTSKEYPPEVLAGGDAPGKQNEKENGFAEIIDALRKMPPKMRAISIVQFFTWPGLFLMWFYYTTAVAINVFGGKDGNDPVYAAGADFGSLTLAYYSVVTFLFALVLPSIADKLGRKATHALCLIAGAIGLISVAWVKNKYMLYGCMTGVGIAWASILSMPYAMLSGVLPRNKVGVYMGIFNFFIVLPEIIASLGFGWLMRNVLHNDRLLAVQVGGGLMILAAVICLVLVKEKRDA